In Streptomyces sp. 71268, the DNA window GCGCACTGAGCGGCCATTTCGGCAGCAGCTGGCGGGGCCTCGCGAACGACATGCCAACCGCCTTCGAGCATCTCTACAACCTTGGCGTCGACGCACGTCATTATCTCACGGAGGTCCTCGAGTGCATCGAACCTCCCCGCCTGCTGCGGAGTGAGGAGATCCTCGACCCGGTCGGCAACCTCCACCTGCAGTTCGACGTCGTCCAGGACGGCAGGGGAACTGAGCGCATCAGCCCCCAAAAGTCCGTTCACGCCGAGACCGGTGTGCAGAGAAGAATTAAGCTCAAAGCGAGCTGGGCTGTCTCCGAGACCGCCCAGGTATTCCCGATACTCCGTCAGGGGGCGACTACTGACCTCTGAAAGCAGTCCTCGCCCGGTGTCGATCTGTGCCAGCCAGTCCGTCATGTAAACCTGACGGTGGATGGTGCCTCCGAGCGCCCTCCGAAAGCTCTCCGTGGCCCACGGCGTCGGCATGGTGAAGGCAGGGCTCTTGATGATCTCGCCCATGACATTTTCGATCTGCAGGGACATCCGCCAGGCCGACAGAGTGCGTGAACCGACGATTGCGTCACTGAGTGCAGTCGTAGCCTGCAGGTACTGAAGACGCTGCTTGCCGGCGAGCTGGTCCATCGACCGCAAGCCGGCGACGTACGCAGTGACCGAGGACGGGACCATGTTCCTTTGCAAGTCGGCGACGACCTTTCCGACCCCCAGCAAGTCCTGCTGCATCCCCTTCATATCCGGAAGTGCCGGTCCGAGCTGCAGCGTCCGGTAGAGGTCACCATAGATCCGACTGGCATCGATGATCTTCGCCACTGTCGCCGCTGCCACATCGGACGGCAGGGGCGTCGACCCGAAATCCTTTCCGGTGTCTGGCGTCTCGTCCTCTTCACCGTCATCCGCTCCGGCGACATAAACGGCCATCAGGGTCCCTCCATGGTTCCCGCACTGTGATCCATGGAGAATACGCGCCCCTACTCGGATCGGTCTGAGCATTACTTGACCACAGCGCCGAGCGCCCCGGTTGTCAAATCGCGGGTTCACCTGCCAGTTGAAGCACTCAATCACAACAGGGGGCGGTGTCCTCGCGCTGAGCGGGGAGAGCCTACGTCTCGCTCGTCCGGACCAGCGCCCCGTGCTCGTTGTGCTCGTACGTTCGTCGCGTGTTCTTCTCGATCTTGTGGGCGACCTCGGCGTCCAGGTCCACGCCGTTCATCTCGGCCAGGGCCGTCAGGTAGAGGAAGACGTCGGCCAGTTCCTCTCCGAGGTCGGGTAGTCCCTTGCGCCAGGCGGTGAAGGCTTCGCCGACCTCGGCGGTCAGGAGGCCGAACTCCAGGGCTACGTCGGTGGTGTTGAACCCTTTGAGGGTCTTGTTTTCCCAGGCGAGTTTCTGGGCGGCACCGATCTCCAAGGCTCCTCCAGCGGTGGTGCAGCAGGTGCCTTCGCAGACTAGCGGGATCAGTGTGTCGGCGTCGGTATTCGGGCCGTCACCCCGCCGTGGGGAGTTCGGGGGGCATCGTGTCGAGGGTGAGCACGCGAGTGTAGTCAGCGAGAGTAGAGAAGACCTTCCTGTACCCCTCCACCAGGGCGGAGATGTCTTCCAAGCGGTTCGCTTCGCCGTCGCGAGAGAGCAGGCGCTGCTGGATGACGGTCGGTGGCGCGGTCAGGTGAACGAACGTGCCGCTGCGCTGGACAACGCTTTCGGCGAGGTCGATCGCCTGGCTCCAGTTGATCCGGGAACGGCCCCGGTGCAAGGGGCCGTAGACGAGTTCGCTGATGAAGCACCGATCGAAGAGAAGCCGGCCGGTCTGGGTGAGGATCTCCCTGTAGCGGCTGACCAGGTCGAGGTGGTCGGGTGTCTTGGGGGAGTGCACCACTGTGAAGCCGTAGTGCGTCGATAGCCGCGCAGCGAGCGTGCTCTTGCCTACTCCGTCGCAGCCTTCCAGGGCCAAGGTCTGGTACTCGCCGGCGATCTGGTCGAGTTTCACGTGGCCAGCCAGGACCGGAGGGCGTCATCGGTGTCGAGGTGGGCTTCGGCGGCGTACTGGATCATGAGGTTGCGCCAGTTGGGCTCGCGGCCGTGGGCGTGCGTGAACGTCGGGCGAGGCTGGTAGGCGGCGATGCGTGTGCCGCCGGCGGCAGCGGCGCCGATGAGGAGGGCTGTTCCCGGTGGTGTTTCGGGGCCCGAGACGTCGGCGAGCAGCCGGGTGGCCGAGCACGCCGCGGACAGGTCAGCCAGGGCTCCCGTGACGGGGTTCGCTGACGTGAAGCGCTGGGGAATCGTCGTGGTGTGCCCGGCCTTGGCGCAGGCTCGGGCCAGGTGGTCCTGGCTCCAGACCGCGTACGGTGACGACTCTACGTGGACGGTGGTACCGCGAGGCGAAGGCAAGCTGGGGAGACGTGGAGCGTGAGCCGGGAGGTTGAGCAGAGCGTCGACGGTAGCGTCGAGAGCTGTGCTCGTCTGTGCGGTGTTGCGCGCCCGGAAGCTTGCGAAACGGGACCGTGGCGGACCTGACGGCAGGTTGGGTGGTCCGAGCTTGGTGACGCGCACGACGCGTGTGGCCACGGCCTGGAGGAGGGGGTCGGGAAATTCGATGTGAAGGCCGGCCTCGCTCAGTGAGTAGGTCTGGAAGTCGGTGGTGAGCACGATGATGGGGACGCCGGAGGCGGCGGCGTATCCGATTTCCATGCAGACCCCGTCGTCGAGGCTTGGGCCGTGCAGGATGGCGACCATAGCGTCGAGGCCGCCGAGTCGGGCGCGGTCCAACTCGAACAGGCGGCGGCCTTTGACCTCGGCGACCAGGTCCTCCTCGTCGGTGTCGCAGAACGGCAGGAAGACGCGATGGGCGCCGATCTTGGCGCTGAGTCGATCGGCGAGGTCGGCGGCGAGAGCACGGTCGTGGGCGGCGAACAGTCGGTGGGCGACGTAAACGGACACCGCAGGGGACCTCCAAGTCGGTCAGCTAGCCGCGTCGGGGCGCAGGGATGGGCAGGGGTGGGGACGCGACGAACCTGGTTGCGGCGGCTGTCGCCTCCGCCAGGGCCTGAGTGGTTGTCGCCCCGAGCGAGCGACGGGCCAGATACGTTCCGGCCAGGGTGTCTCCGGCGCCGGTGACCTCGCGCGGAGGATGCGGCGGCGGAATGGTGAGGGCGACCTGACGTCCGAAGCAGCGGACCACTGCCGGCCGGGGGCCGTCGGAGACGATGACCTCCGCAAGCGTGCCGCAGTCGATCACCGCCTCCAGTAATCGGTACTCCATGGCGTTGACGAACAAGGTGCTCGCCCTCGGCAGCCATGGAGCGGCGGCACGGATCATCTCCTGCGCACTCGGCAGGAAGAAGTCCACGCTGAAGTGGGTGGCGTGCTCCGCGAGTCGGCCGAGCACCGCCGCCACGTTCAGTGGGCGGCGGCAGCAGACGTGGTAGGTGCTGTGCGGGTGCAGGCCCACGTGTCGGAGGGCATGCTCGGTCAGGCCCTCGGCGACGCCGTAGTCCACGCCTACGGTCACCAGCTCGCCTTGCGGGTCGTATTCCAAGTCGAAGGAGGTGGATGTGCCGTCCGCCTGGAGCCGGGCCGACCAGTCGAGCACGTCCAGTCCCGGCGCCCTCGGAAGGTGGGCGAGATCGGTGCCGAGAACGCAGACCGGGGCCGCACGGCAACCGGCCTGCGCTGCCGCCAACGACACGAACAGAGCCGCGCCGCCGAGCTGGGGGCCACCGCGATGGTCGGGGTAGCGGGTCAGGTCACGGCTGATGTTGCCGATCACGTCGAGCCGTTCCACTTTCTCCCCCTGGCAGGTCAAGCACGGCGG includes these proteins:
- a CDS encoding MazG-like family protein, with translation MEIGAAQKLAWENKTLKGFNTTDVALEFGLLTAEVGEAFTAWRKGLPDLGEELADVFLYLTALAEMNGVDLDAEVAHKIEKNTRRTYEHNEHGALVRTSET
- a CDS encoding nucleoside 2-deoxyribosyltransferase → MSVYVAHRLFAAHDRALAADLADRLSAKIGAHRVFLPFCDTDEEDLVAEVKGRRLFELDRARLGGLDAMVAILHGPSLDDGVCMEIGYAAASGVPIIVLTTDFQTYSLSEAGLHIEFPDPLLQAVATRVVRVTKLGPPNLPSGPPRSRFASFRARNTAQTSTALDATVDALLNLPAHAPRLPSLPSPRGTTVHVESSPYAVWSQDHLARACAKAGHTTTIPQRFTSANPVTGALADLSAACSATRLLADVSGPETPPGTALLIGAAAAGGTRIAAYQPRPTFTHAHGREPNWRNLMIQYAAEAHLDTDDALRSWLAT
- a CDS encoding PfkB family carbohydrate kinase encodes the protein MERLDVIGNISRDLTRYPDHRGGPQLGGAALFVSLAAAQAGCRAAPVCVLGTDLAHLPRAPGLDVLDWSARLQADGTSTSFDLEYDPQGELVTVGVDYGVAEGLTEHALRHVGLHPHSTYHVCCRRPLNVAAVLGRLAEHATHFSVDFFLPSAQEMIRAAAPWLPRASTLFVNAMEYRLLEAVIDCGTLAEVIVSDGPRPAVVRCFGRQVALTIPPPHPPREVTGAGDTLAGTYLARRSLGATTTQALAEATAAATRFVASPPLPIPAPRRG